The following is a genomic window from Aquificota bacterium.
CTTTATACCACAAAGGCAAAGGGCGGAGAAGGAGCAGTAAGGGAGGCCATAGAGTTCCTTCTAAAGCTAAGAGGACAGTGGGAAGAGATAATAAGTAAATACCATGCTTAGGAGCCTTCTTATAAGCCTTATGATAATATTCGCTTCTTACATGCTAAGGGCCTATGTGGATAGCTTTGAACCCACTGGAGGAGAGGAGAAGATAGTAAATAGGCTGGAAGGTGTGACCATAAGGTCCTACGGCAAAGGTGGCATTGAATGGACCATAAAGGGCAGATCCTTGGAGGTGGTGGGGAAAGACGTGCTTCTGAAGGGAGCAGAGCTTATATCTGAAGAAGCCACCATAAGGGCTGGAGAGGTTTATATAGATAGGAATACTGGAAAGGGTGAGCTTTTGGGAGGCATTGAGCTAACATCAAAGGACCTTGTGGCAAAGAGCCAAAGGGCCTATATGGACCTAAGGGAAGGAAGGTTTTATGGTGATGGCAGGATAGAGCTAAGGGAAGGGGACAAAAAAGTGGAAGGCTATGGCTTTGAGATAAGGTTAAAGCCCATGAGGGTTATAATTAGTAAGGCGAGGGTAAACATAGAATGAGAAGGGTTCTATTTTTTCTTTTATTTATAGCTTCCTTTGCCTTTTCACAGCCCATAGCGGGTGAAGGAGACCAACTTACTTACGAAAAGGACAGGATAATCTATACGGGCAATGTGAGGCTTACAAGGGGCAACGCCCTCTTGACAGCCAACAAGGTAATCATATACCTTGATGAAAACAGAAAGGCAAAGCTTATGGAAGCGGAGGGGAATGTAAAGTATGTGGAGGGAAACAGAAGGGCCTTTGCAGATAGAATGACCTACGACCTGAGGGAAGAGGTTATAACCCTTAAGGGTAGGGCAAGGGTGGAAGATGGCCCAAACTTTGTGGATGCAGAGGAGATAATTTACTATAAGAAGGAAGATAGGGCTGTGGCCATAAGCAAAGGCTCAAGGGTAAGGACCTTTTATGTGGAGGAAAAGGATGAAAAGGGCAGACCTAATAGAAAGCCTTAGAAAGGAGTTTAAACTAAGTAGAGAAGAGGCTAAAAGGTTTGTGGATTGCTTTTTTGAAGAATTGGTAAACATGATAATAGAAAATGGAAGAGTAGAGCTAAGAGGCTTTGGTGTTTTTAAGCTAAAGAGTCTTAGCGGTAGGTTTATAAAGAATCCAAAGACGGGCATTGAGATGTATGTGGAGGAAAGACATAGCATAAGCTTTAAGCCTTCAAGCTTGTTTAAGAAAAATGAGAAAGGTTGATGTGCTTATTGTAGGTGGTGGCCCTGCGGGTTCTACCTGCGCCTATGAGCTTTCAAAGAGGGGTCTTAGTGTAATCTTTGTGGATATAAAGAAGAAAATAGGCACGCCGGTGCAGTGTGCCGAGTTTGTTCCCATACAGCTATACCACCAGTTTAAAGA
Proteins encoded in this region:
- a CDS encoding integration host factor subunit beta; the protein is MWRKRMKRADLIESLRKEFKLSREEAKRFVDCFFEELVNMIIENGRVELRGFGVFKLKSLSGRFIKNPKTGIEMYVEERHSISFKPSSLFKKNEKG
- the lptA gene encoding lipopolysaccharide transport periplasmic protein LptA, which encodes MRRVLFFLLFIASFAFSQPIAGEGDQLTYEKDRIIYTGNVRLTRGNALLTANKVIIYLDENRKAKLMEAEGNVKYVEGNRRAFADRMTYDLREEVITLKGRARVEDGPNFVDAEEIIYYKKEDRAVAISKGSRVRTFYVEEKDEKGRPNRKP